One Candidatus Hydrogenedentota bacterium genomic window, CGGCACCCTGCGGTTCATCTCGGGCGTCGACACCGTCGGCTCGGGCGAGTACCTGCAGGTCAGCAGCGGCGGAAGTTTCACCGTGGTGCAGTGCCCGACCTGCCTCGAAGATCCCTACGGCGCCGGCGGCACGAACGTGGACATCTACGGCCACACGCTTGCATTTAAGAACGGCGACAACAGCGGCTTGACTCACGTGGCGTTTATAATCTTGCCGTAGCATCCCAGCCACTTTCGCTCGAGAAGCGGGAGCGCCTCCCCGGCGCTCCCGCTTTTTCATTCGCGACGCCCGCGCCGATGAACCTTTCGCCGATTCAGACGTAGGATCCTCCGAAAGGATATTCCGCCCATGCGTCTGTACAAACTCGTCGCATGCCTCGTGTTGCCCCTGGCCGCATCCGCCGAGGACTGGCCCGCGTGGACCGGCCCCCTCGGGCGCAATGTGGCCCGTGAGACCAATCTCCCCGCCGACTTTGACCGGGACACAGGCCGCAACATCAAGTGGGTCGCGGAACTGGGCGATGTGGCCTTCGGCGCACCGACGGTGTCGCAGGGCCGGGTATACATCGGCACCAACCTCACCGCTCTGCGGGACGACCCGCGCTTCGATGGCCTGCAAGGGGGAGTCCTGGCCTGCCTCGACGAAGCGACCGGTAAACCCCTCTGGCATCTGGTGACGCCCGAGCGCACGGAGGGATTTCCTGAGCGCACCCACATGATTCATCAGCGTTGGGGGCTTTGCTCCTCACCCGCCGTTGATGAGGACCGGGTGTATGTCGTCACAAACGGCGACGATTTGCTCTGTCTGGACACGGCAGGGTTGCGGAACGGCAATGATGGCCCCTTTCAAGACGAAGCCGCCTTCATGGCCGGAGAAGGCCGCCCACCCATCGCGCTTGAAACGGAGCGGGACGCAGACATCCTGTGGCGCTACGACATCCCGGGAGAACTGGGCGTCGCGCCCCACGACACGGCCAGCAGCTCCGTGCTGGTTGAAGGCGACTTCGTCTACGCAGCCACGTCCAATGGTATTGGCGAAGGTAGTCCGGTCTATGCGCTGAATCAGCAGGCGCCGGGCTTCATCGCGCTCGACAAGCGCACGGGGCAATACCGGGCGCGGGAGCAGACGACCCTCGGAGAAAGTCTCTTTCACGCCCAATGGGGCTCGGCCACGCGAGCCGTTGTGAATGAGAAGCCGCTTATATTGCTCGGAGGCAATGACGGCGTCTGCTACGCTTTTGAAGCGCTGGACGAAACCAGCGCTGCGGAACGCCCCGAGGCGCTGAAGACCGCGTGGCATTTCGACGCCAACCCGCCCCACTACCGGAGCTATCCCAACGGCAAACCGATCTACTACTACCAGGGCGACATGCGTGTCTATCGAAACAAACTGAAAAATGGCGAAGACACGTCCACCTTCAACGCGGGCGATGGCAGCTTCATCGGCCCGAACGAAATTCTGGCCAGCCCGATCTTTTATGAGAGCCGGGTCTACGTCCTCACGGGCCGCGACCCGCTCCATGGACACGCACGGGGAACCTTGAGCTGCGTCAACGCCACGAAGACGGGCAACATCAGCGAAAGCGGCCTGATCTGGCGCTTTGAAAGCATCGGCCGGTCGCTGAGCAGCGTCGCCGTCGATGCGGGCCTGGTCTACGCCGCCGACCGTGCGGGAATCGTTTATTGCCTCGACACCGCGAACGGTGCGCTGTACTGGCAACACGACACGCCACACGAGATCTGGGGTAACCCGCTGGTGGCCGACGGCAAGCTCTACGTCAACACGAAACACTCCTTCTGGATCCTCGCGGCTGAGAAGGTAAGGCAGGTGCTCTTCACCAGCCGCGGCGGCGGCGAATGCGGGCCCATCGCGGCGAATGGCGTGGTGTACGCATTTATCCGGGGCAAGCTCTACGCGATTGCGAAGGGGGCGTGAGCCAACAGAGCTCGCCGAAGGTGGCTTAACCTTTGAGGTTGAGAGATCGCTCGCTTTAACCGTCAAGCGGCCCACGCACTCGTCACGGCACCGTGATCCGTGCAGTACACGCCGGGCCCTTACGCGATTCGAGTGGGCTCTGTGACAGGCTGGAAGCCTATCCCACGTTGGGGCGCGTTGATTATCGTGAGTACTCGATCCTGGTTCCCCGCCTACCCCCTTGACTATCGAGGCCATAGAAGGCATATTGAACCCATCGTGAAATCGAAGCGGACAGGAAAGGGTGGTGCCATGAGGGAGCGTTGGATGGGTGGGGTCGGGCGTGTTGTGCTTGGGGCGATACTTCTTATCGCGTCACCGATACTCGGAGAGGCGCCGCTCTTCGTGGATTTGTCGGTCGTGCAGGGCATCGCACACTATAGTGGACCCGACGCGGGCAAGGACCTCCTGTCGAAGAATGGCTTTGTCGTCACCCGCGAGTTTCAGCATCACATTTTTGTCCCCTATCTGAACGATAACCTCCCCCACTTTGTCACCGCCGATTCGGTACATCGGACCTTTCATGTGCTCCTGGAGGACCACCTGAAACTGGTGGAAACCCGTGCGGCAGGCGAGGTAAACCTCATGCTGGCTGCCCTGCGCGCAAGTCTGGAGGCCCAGCCGCCGGATGCAGTCGCAACCGGTGCACTGGCCCCGCTTGCTGCGGAGGCGAAAGCCCTCGCCCTGGCCTATCTTCAGGTGGCGGAAGTCCTCCTGGCGGGTGATTCGGTCCCGGCGGGTCTGCCGGAGGGGGTTGCTGCCGAGGTCGCGGCTATCCTGAACGCGGACGGCTTCGGAGCGTCGCGATTGTTCGGGGAAGAGGTGGACTACTCCCAATACAAGCCGCGCGGCTTCTACACCGAGTCGCCGGAGTTGCAGCGCTATTTCCGCGCCATGAGCTGGTTCGGCAATGCGGCCTTCCTCCTCGGCAGCGACGTGCAGACGCTGGCCGCACTGATGCTATCCAAAGCCCTGCAGGATACGCAGGACGCGCAGCAGCGCTGGCGGAAGCTGGACAGGCTCTACACCCGCTTCCTCGGCCCCTGCGACGATCTGACGCCCGAGGAGTACGGCGCGCATCTGCCCGGTATAGGTATGCTCGATTCGCCCGCCGCGCTTGCGGACGCGATAGCACGCTTGCGCGAGGAATTGCGTGACCCCAGGATCAACTCCATGCTCACGGTGGCGGAAAAGAGCGAATGGGTGGCGCAAACCAAGGGCATGCGTTTCATGGGCAAGCGGTACTTACCCGACAGCGAAATCTTTCTCGCGCTGGTCGAACCCAATGTTGCCCGTCGGGTATTTCCTTCGGGCCTCGATCTTATGGCGGCCAATGGATCGGCCCGCGCGGCGGAATTGATGGCTGGCACGCCCGAGGGAAGCCAGCCGGACTATAGCGCTGCGGCGGCCAAATCCAGGGGAGTCGTGAGCACCTATAAGCGCGATAGCGACACCCACTATGCCGCCATATTGCGGCTCGCCGAAACCCTCACCGCGCCGCCCGTCGAGCAGGCCGCCCCCTTCGCCCGAACCTCGGCATACGGGGACAAGAACCTCATGACCTCCCTAGCGGCCTGGGCCTCCACCCGCCACACCTGGGCGCTGCACGCTAAGCAGTCCAATATGATGAGGGGAGGTGAAGACTTTGATCCTGAGGACCCGCCCCCCGGCTATGTGGAACCCAATCCCACATTTTTCTCGCAGATGACGGATATCGTCACACGAACCACTACATTGTTTGGTGAGGCTGGCTTGGCGGACTTGGACAAGTTCGAACAGTTTGGGTCCCTGGTCGGGGAGCTGGCTGAAATCGTGCGCAAAGAACTCGCCGGAGATCCACTCAGCGAAAACGAGCGCCATCTCTTGAAGAACTATGGCATCGTTCTCAAAAAACTTCACGGAATGGAGGGCGGGAATTCTCGCAATCCAGGATCGTCCTGGATGTCTCTCGTGATGGATGTCTACACCTACGCCGATACGGGACAATGTCTCGAGGTCGCCACGGGCGGCGCGATGCCCATCTACGTGATCCTGGAGCACGGAGGCAAGCCCCACCTGCTCGTTGGAAGCGTTTACTCGTACTATGAATTCCAGCAGCCGATATCGGCGCGGCTGAACGACGAGGAATGGCGTGAACAATGGGACGAGGGGCGGGTGCCCGAGCTGCCCGCCTGGTCGGGCTCCTTCGTCGCGGGCGGGCACGATGTTCAGGATGTCATTGCGCGCCTGCGAAACGGCGAGTACGTGAGCGGGCTGGAGTTTATTCAGGATCCCGCGTTGGATGCCTATCTGGTAGAAAATGTGCGCCCGGATAGCCCGTCCTTGGAGAAAGAGAATGTTGCGTATCTCTTTTATTCTGCGGCGCGGCGCGCGCCGGATGTGGTGAATCCCATTTTGGTGAACATGATTCGCAGCGGAGATCTCGATACTGCGGGGGCGAGAGGAACGAAAACACCCAGTCCGGAGGTCGCGGCTGTGGCGATTAGCGGCAATGTGCGCGAGGAGGACTTGCAGGAGTTGGTGGATATCATGACCACCACCAATGCGATTCGGGCGAAAATGGTGGGATTTGTCTTTAGTGGATACAAGTCCGACATACTGGCCACTATCGCAATCGAGGCAATTACACGTTGCGCTGATCCGATCTTGAAATGCGAGCTTCTTGATCTAATTCGAAGCAAGGCTTCGCTGGATTGCACCCCCGACCTGTTGAAAAACGCAAGCACCGAGGAGGGCGCGATGCAATTCAAATACCTCCATACGCTCGCGACGATTTGGAGACGCTGGAACCTCGATTCCGTGGCGTTTCAGCACTTATCCACAACCGAAACCGAAGCCCAGCGGGAACAATGGTCCGCACAGCTCGACGCGGCAGTGCTGGAAGCCCTGGCAACCTTTGATTGGGTGAGCTACGACAGCAATCGCGACACGCTCCGGCGGGAGTCAGAGACTCTTCAGGAGAGGGCAATGAAGGATTCCAACACGCTGGGACACTTTTATGGTCATAAATCGATGGCCGAGTATCGGTGGGTTCAATTCCAGGTCGAGTTGATGAAGGAAATCGCCGAGATAATAATGGATCTCCGCTTGGAAGGTGCGGTGCCCTTTCTCGCAGAGTCGTTGAATCATGCCGACCGCCAGACGACCGCGATCATTCTGAAAGCTCTAGCAACCATCGGCACGGACGAGTCGACCGATGTCCTTGCCAATTCCGCAGGTTCACCGCATTTGGACCCGGTGTTGAAAAGTTCTTTCCGCACGTACATGTATGATCGCGAAATTCCCGATTCGTCATCCCCCGGCAATGCCCTGATCCGGCTACTGGAGCACACGTCGTCGTTTGGCGGCGGCGGACTCCGCGTGTGCGACATCGTGCTTGGCATTCTGGCAGACACCGACATTCCGGGCCATCCCGGCCTTCCGCCCTCCGCGAGTCTGGCCGACCGCGATGCGAAGTTGGCGGAGTGGATTGCCTATCTTCAAGAACAACCCCTTCCCAGTGATTATGAGGACGATGATCATGGTTTTGGCAGGCCGGGCCCGCCTCGTGCCCTTTCCGCGCCGGGAGGGCCCTGATTGCGGGGAGACGAAGAGAAGCACCGCGGTTCCAGGCCAAACGAGAAGCCCTCTCAAGGGTGCCACGCGACCCGGCCACGCCGGTTCGTGTGTCCGTGGTGTGGAAGCCTTGATGCGCCAATGGCAACTCGAACGGCCCTTTTGACCTACGGCAAGTTCTGCAATTGGGTACAATGCTCCTCGCCCGACGAACAAACCGCTTGGTCAGAGCAATATTCGTAACCTCGGTATTCTATACGCGAGGCACACGAACCGGCGTTGCCGGATCGCGTGGCACGTCCGTGGTGTTCTTGAATGATGGCGTGTACAGGACGTTGTCTGGCGTCCGATTACCCGGCGTGGGCCTGAACAATTGGGCCTTCGGTCTCCCCGGCCTGAAAGGCCAGTGCAGCTTCCCGCCCTGGGCAACGCCCAGGGAACAGTGCGGCCCGACGAAGACATCGCCCTGTAAGGGCAGCGAAGTTTCCGGATGGTCCAAATCTCGCCACCCAACTGCGCTGCCCTTTCAGGGCGATAAATCTAACGCGGCTTTTTCCCTGGCCGTTGCCCAGGGCTGGAAGCTGCGCTGGCCCTTCGGGGCGAAAACAGACTACCCATCAATCGCGAGCTGTCGGCCGCCCGGGGCGGCCCGTCCTCCTGCGGCGGATCGGCGATAGTGGGTGGCATCCGGGGAGGGCTTGGCTGCTTGGGGCCGCTGTCCGGTGGTCACAAGGACGGCAGGGACTTCAGGGTCAACAGTAACGGCAGGATCTCCTCGATCCTGCCGTCCCTGATGTCGCTGTCGTCTCTGTAAACCGCGGGTGGTGTCTCCGGCATTTCGCCATCACCCACTCAGTTGTAATACGCCACCGCCGCCTGGGCGCCTGCGCCGCTGTGGATGGGCGCGCCCATACGCGTGAGCACGCTGTCCAGCGCCGTGAGGCAAAGGATCACGTTTTTCTTGGAGCTGGCATGGCCCATGAGGCCGATGCGCCAGACTTTGCCCGCGCCCGCGCCGAGGCCCGCGCCGATTTCGAGGCTGTATTCGGTGAGCAGGGCCGTGCGCACCGCGCCGTCGTCGATGCCTTCGGGAATCTTTACGACGTTAAGCTGGGGCAGGCGGCAGGACGGGTCCACGGGCATTTCGAGGCCCATGGCTTCGAGGCCCGCCTTGAGGGCGTTGTGGTTATTCAAGTGGCGCGCCCAGGAATTCTCCAAGCCTTCGTCCTGCAGCAAAACCAGGGCTTCGTGGAGTCCATACAGCGCATTGATGGGCGCGGTGTGGTGGTAAGCACGCTTGCCGCCGCCGTTGCCCCAGTAGCCCATGACGAGGGTCTGATCGAGGAACCAGCTCTCGATTTTGGTCTTGCGGGCCTTGAGATGCTCCACGGCGCGCTCGCCGAAGCTCACGGGCGAGAGGCCGGGCGTGCAGGAGAGACACTTCTGGCTGCCGGAATAAATCGCGTCGATGCCCCAGTCATCCACGCGCAGCTCGATGCCGCCCAGGGCAGTCACCGCATCAACGATCACCATCGCGCCGTGTTTGTGCGCGATTTCCGTGAGGGTCTTCACGTCGGAGCGCGCGCCCGTGGCCGTCTCGGCGTGGACGAAGGCCGCGATCTTCGCATCGGGATTCGCCTTCAGGGCGTCTTCCAGCTTGTTCGGATCGGCCGGGCTGCCCCAGGCGTCTTCCACGATAATGGGCTGGGCGCCGCAACGCTCCACGTTCTCGATCATGCGCGTGCTGAAAACGCCGTTCTTACAGACGATGACCTTGTCGCCCCGTTCCACGAGGTTAACGAAGCAGCACTCCATACCGGCGGAGCCGGGCGCAGAGATGGGCAGGGTCATTTCGTTTTTCGTCTGATAAGCATATTGGAGGAGCTGTTTCATCTCGTCCATCATCTCGATGAAGGCGGGGTCCAAATGGCCCAGGGTGGGCTTGGCCATGGCCGCGAGCACGCGGGGGCTGATATCGGAGGGGCCGGGGCCCATGAGGGTGCGGACGGGCGGTGAAAAAGACGTGATGGCCATGGGGGTATGCTCTCCATAAAACAGGGCCGCGCAAGGCGCGGCTTGGAAATGACGTTGGGGTTGATAGCCTTAGTATAAGCGGGATTCGGAGGCCGATTCCACGTGGGGAAGACGGGATCGCTGGTTTTCCCGCTGACGGCGCGTCCCAGACTTACCCGCGTACAGTGCGCCAAAGGCGCGCGATGAACACGGACTGGGAAGTCCATGCTCCCGAATTGCGGCCTACTTGCCCAGCTTGTCCACGTCGATGCCTTCGTCGAGCACCACTTCCTTTTCGTGTCCGGACAGCATGTGCTCCGGCGGGATGTACCGGGTCTTCAACTGCCCGCCCTTCTCGGCGGACTCCAGCGCCGCGTGGTCGATGGAGTAGAAGTATTTCTGCTTGGGGCCCTCATGAAGGCGAAGCACGCCATTAACCAGAATTGGACCCTCGAAAATACGAGTGGTGGTCCCTTCCTCCATCTTGATCGCCATGACGTCGTGCACGGGCGGGCGCTTGCAGAAGTAGCACTCGATGGGCAGGGGCAGCATGAGGAATTCCTTCACATCGCGGAATTCGTTCTCGGGCACCATGAAACCGATGAGGTTGACCTGTTTGTTGTTGTAGGCCTTGAGCTCGTCGGTGAAGCTTGCGCCGCTGCGCAGGTTGCCGTCGGTGGCGCGCATGTGGTGCCACTTGAGGATGTCCATCCCATCCTTTTCACGGGCGGCCTCGGCGGTTTTTCGTATCTGGTCGTACTTCTCGACGAGATCCGAAAGACTGAAGGTGTAGTTCAACACGATCAGCACGGCTATAACTATCACCACGCCACCCAGGGCTATCAAATCGCGTTTCGCTCGTTGTCTCATGCTACTTCCAATTCCTTATGATGACGGGATGATTATATCGTTATTGGCGGTCGGCCAGATCGTTGGCCACGTCGCCATTATACGCCTGCCAGGCCGGGAGTATGCCCGCAATCAGCCCGACCAGGGCCACGGAGGCGAATGCGCGAATCTCTTCGCCGCTGAGGCCGAAAGGCGTAATTACCAGGCCGTAGTCGCGCGCCAGAATCTGGCCCATGACAACGATCACCAGATTGCCAAAGAGCCACCCGGCGGCGATGCCCAGCAGCGTGACCAGAAGCGCTTCGATAAGCACCGCCCCGAATATCTCCGTGGAGCTGGCGCCGAGGGCGCGCATGATGGCCAGATCGCGGCGACGCTGAATGATGCTTAGGTAAAGACCGATCAGGATGCTCAGGGCCGAGATCACCACCACCAGATAGCCCGTGGCCAGCATCAGCCCCTTGATCGGATCGAGGAAGTCTTTGAAGAAATCACTGATGATCTGGATCGGTACGGCCGCCATGGCGTTGGTGTTTTCGTTGATCCAGCCTTCGTATTCAAAGCGCTGGGCCGGGCTGTGCAACTGCAACAGCGCCGCGCTGATGGTCAGGCCGTCGCCGTCGGCGTGACCTTCCTCGGCATGCCCGGCTTCGGTATGGCCTTCCGCGGCGTGATCGTGACCGTCGCCTTCGTGGTGCTCATGGGGCTCGCCGCCTGCCGCGATCGACCCTTCGTGGCCGTGGGCGTTCCAGACCGATTCGATGCTGCAATAGATCGCGCGGTCGAAGGGCGAGCCGCTGGTCTCCAGGATACCAACGACGGTGTAGGGATGGCCGCTGTGATCAAACTCCTGAAGATCCTCGGAAATATTGAAGGATCCGTGGATACTCTCAAAGGTGTCGCCAATTTTCAGCCCCAGCTTGGCCGCGGCAACCGCACCGACGACCGCCTCCATGGGCGCCTCGAAGGCGCGGCCGTCTCGCAGCACAAAAGGCCGACGCACTTCACCGCTGATGGAGCCCACCCACTCGTGGTGCAGCAACTCCGGCGTGGTGCCCACGATCCGGAAACCGCCGTAGGTGTCGCCGAGGCCAATGGGGAAGATGTCCTTGACGAAATCCTTGTCGTTCTTCAGCTTATAGAAGTCGGCCAGATCCATGGCGCCGATGGCGGAGTCCATGAAGTAGACACTGCCCAGCACCAGCGACAGGGGGCTGCCTTTTGGGCCGACCACCAGGTCGAAGGCCTGGCCCTCTTCCGCGAAGCGCTGTTCCAACTGCTGGCGCAGGCTGAGCACTGAGGAGATCAGGCCCACTGCGAGCGCCACGGAAAGGATCGTCAGCACCGTCGTCAATTTGCGGTTCCAGAGGTAGCTCCAGGCGATTTGCCACAGGCTCATTGCGCTTCCTCCGTCACCAGGCCCTTGCACTCGAACTGGATGGGAAGTCGGGCGGCCAGTTCCTTGTCATGGGTCACCAGCAGCATGGTCACCTTCTCTTCCGTACATATTTCGAGGAACAGGTTCATCACCTCCGCCGCGTTCTTGGGGTCAAGACTCCCCGTGGGCTCGTCCGCCACGATAATGCGCTGGTGGTTCGCCAGGGCCCGGGCAATCGCCACGCGCTGCTGCTCCCCCACGCTCATCGTCCGCGGCTTGCTGTGCAGCCGGTGGCCCAGCCCCACCCGCTCCAGCAGCATGGTGGACCGGCTTTTCCATTCGCCCGAGGGCACTTTGTCGCTGAAGCGCATGGAGAGCATCACATTCTGCAATGCGGTGAAAGGCGAAAGGAGATTGAAGGTCTGAAACACGAAACCCAATCGGTCCCCCCGGAAATAGTCCAGCTTACCTTCGCTCAGGGCCTGGATTTCGGTCCCATCGACTATCACCTTGCCGGAGTCGGGGCGGAGCAGCCCGGAAACGAGGTTGAGCATGGTGCTCTTCCCGCAACCGCTCGGTCCCCAGAGGGCCACATGATCCCCCTCGGCCGCATGGAAATGCTCGCAAAAAAAATGGGCGCCTGGGCCAAGCTTTCGCCGGCACTGCTCTATCGTGACCATGTAAGGACGTATTCCTGATATAAATGAGAACAGGTTATCGTTAAAACACTGATCCTATATTCTCTTGGAGCGTTTTTCAAGCGCATGCCGGTACGGGGACGTACCCTCGCGTATGCCCGGGACCAACACTGCGGTGGACGCGAACGCGTAGTATGCTATATCGCGCCCGTCTCCTTCCACCCGGCCGAACTGTAAATAGTGTGGAGAGTGAAGAGGATGATATTACTTGTGGATGGTACGTCCGTGCGTTATAGTGTAGTGTGTTCGTCTGCCAGGGCAAAGTCGAATCGGAACTTTATTCATACATGGGAATCGATACGCGTATAACTCCAAAGCTTTCCGGCATGGAGATCATCCAGGCGGTAATTCGCGAGAATTACGACTTGGGCGAGGTTCAGTTGCCGTGGCAGTTGGAAAGCACCCATCAGCGGCGGCACCGCAAGATGGTGGTGGATACGGATGGCGGCCGATTCCTCGTTAAGACCTACCAGCGCGATCCCGTCGTCCTGGACAACCTCCGCTTCCAGCACAACCTCTCGGCGCACCTGACGAAACATTCCATTCCAGTGGCCCACATCAAGCGGGCCCGCAACGGCAAGGGCATCGTGGAGGCCGATACCTGGGCGATGGAACTCCAGGAATTCGTGCCGGGCGAACCAATGCACGTCACCACCGGCACCCTGGAGACGTCTTCCCGCGTGCTGGGCCATTTTCACGAGATATGTCGCGACGTACCGGTGCCCCCGCGTGACGCCCGCAAGTGGCGCTTCAGCGAAGTCCCCCGGGAGTCCCTCCACCGCCTCTTCAAACTGGCCCAGAAGGACGGGGTGCGGGAACACATGGAGACCTAC contains:
- a CDS encoding PQQ-binding-like beta-propeller repeat protein → MRLYKLVACLVLPLAASAEDWPAWTGPLGRNVARETNLPADFDRDTGRNIKWVAELGDVAFGAPTVSQGRVYIGTNLTALRDDPRFDGLQGGVLACLDEATGKPLWHLVTPERTEGFPERTHMIHQRWGLCSSPAVDEDRVYVVTNGDDLLCLDTAGLRNGNDGPFQDEAAFMAGEGRPPIALETERDADILWRYDIPGELGVAPHDTASSSVLVEGDFVYAATSNGIGEGSPVYALNQQAPGFIALDKRTGQYRAREQTTLGESLFHAQWGSATRAVVNEKPLILLGGNDGVCYAFEALDETSAAERPEALKTAWHFDANPPHYRSYPNGKPIYYYQGDMRVYRNKLKNGEDTSTFNAGDGSFIGPNEILASPIFYESRVYVLTGRDPLHGHARGTLSCVNATKTGNISESGLIWRFESIGRSLSSVAVDAGLVYAADRAGIVYCLDTANGALYWQHDTPHEIWGNPLVADGKLYVNTKHSFWILAAEKVRQVLFTSRGGGECGPIAANGVVYAFIRGKLYAIAKGA
- a CDS encoding DUF3160 domain-containing protein gives rise to the protein MRERWMGGVGRVVLGAILLIASPILGEAPLFVDLSVVQGIAHYSGPDAGKDLLSKNGFVVTREFQHHIFVPYLNDNLPHFVTADSVHRTFHVLLEDHLKLVETRAAGEVNLMLAALRASLEAQPPDAVATGALAPLAAEAKALALAYLQVAEVLLAGDSVPAGLPEGVAAEVAAILNADGFGASRLFGEEVDYSQYKPRGFYTESPELQRYFRAMSWFGNAAFLLGSDVQTLAALMLSKALQDTQDAQQRWRKLDRLYTRFLGPCDDLTPEEYGAHLPGIGMLDSPAALADAIARLREELRDPRINSMLTVAEKSEWVAQTKGMRFMGKRYLPDSEIFLALVEPNVARRVFPSGLDLMAANGSARAAELMAGTPEGSQPDYSAAAAKSRGVVSTYKRDSDTHYAAILRLAETLTAPPVEQAAPFARTSAYGDKNLMTSLAAWASTRHTWALHAKQSNMMRGGEDFDPEDPPPGYVEPNPTFFSQMTDIVTRTTTLFGEAGLADLDKFEQFGSLVGELAEIVRKELAGDPLSENERHLLKNYGIVLKKLHGMEGGNSRNPGSSWMSLVMDVYTYADTGQCLEVATGGAMPIYVILEHGGKPHLLVGSVYSYYEFQQPISARLNDEEWREQWDEGRVPELPAWSGSFVAGGHDVQDVIARLRNGEYVSGLEFIQDPALDAYLVENVRPDSPSLEKENVAYLFYSAARRAPDVVNPILVNMIRSGDLDTAGARGTKTPSPEVAAVAISGNVREEDLQELVDIMTTTNAIRAKMVGFVFSGYKSDILATIAIEAITRCADPILKCELLDLIRSKASLDCTPDLLKNASTEEGAMQFKYLHTLATIWRRWNLDSVAFQHLSTTETEAQREQWSAQLDAAVLEALATFDWVSYDSNRDTLRRESETLQERAMKDSNTLGHFYGHKSMAEYRWVQFQVELMKEIAEIIMDLRLEGAVPFLAESLNHADRQTTAIILKALATIGTDESTDVLANSAGSPHLDPVLKSSFRTYMYDREIPDSSSPGNALIRLLEHTSSFGGGGLRVCDIVLGILADTDIPGHPGLPPSASLADRDAKLAEWIAYLQEQPLPSDYEDDDHGFGRPGPPRALSAPGGP
- a CDS encoding alanine--glyoxylate aminotransferase family protein, translated to MAITSFSPPVRTLMGPGPSDISPRVLAAMAKPTLGHLDPAFIEMMDEMKQLLQYAYQTKNEMTLPISAPGSAGMECCFVNLVERGDKVIVCKNGVFSTRMIENVERCGAQPIIVEDAWGSPADPNKLEDALKANPDAKIAAFVHAETATGARSDVKTLTEIAHKHGAMVIVDAVTALGGIELRVDDWGIDAIYSGSQKCLSCTPGLSPVSFGERAVEHLKARKTKIESWFLDQTLVMGYWGNGGGKRAYHHTAPINALYGLHEALVLLQDEGLENSWARHLNNHNALKAGLEAMGLEMPVDPSCRLPQLNVVKIPEGIDDGAVRTALLTEYSLEIGAGLGAGAGKVWRIGLMGHASSKKNVILCLTALDSVLTRMGAPIHSGAGAQAAVAYYN
- a CDS encoding DUF3299 domain-containing protein — translated: MRQRAKRDLIALGGVVIVIAVLIVLNYTFSLSDLVEKYDQIRKTAEAAREKDGMDILKWHHMRATDGNLRSGASFTDELKAYNNKQVNLIGFMVPENEFRDVKEFLMLPLPIECYFCKRPPVHDVMAIKMEEGTTTRIFEGPILVNGVLRLHEGPKQKYFYSIDHAALESAEKGGQLKTRYIPPEHMLSGHEKEVVLDEGIDVDKLGK
- a CDS encoding ABC transporter permease; amino-acid sequence: MSLWQIAWSYLWNRKLTTVLTILSVALAVGLISSVLSLRQQLEQRFAEEGQAFDLVVGPKGSPLSLVLGSVYFMDSAIGAMDLADFYKLKNDKDFVKDIFPIGLGDTYGGFRIVGTTPELLHHEWVGSISGEVRRPFVLRDGRAFEAPMEAVVGAVAAAKLGLKIGDTFESIHGSFNISEDLQEFDHSGHPYTVVGILETSGSPFDRAIYCSIESVWNAHGHEGSIAAGGEPHEHHEGDGHDHAAEGHTEAGHAEEGHADGDGLTISAALLQLHSPAQRFEYEGWINENTNAMAAVPIQIISDFFKDFLDPIKGLMLATGYLVVVISALSILIGLYLSIIQRRRDLAIMRALGASSTEIFGAVLIEALLVTLLGIAAGWLFGNLVIVVMGQILARDYGLVITPFGLSGEEIRAFASVALVGLIAGILPAWQAYNGDVANDLADRQ
- a CDS encoding ABC transporter ATP-binding protein yields the protein MVTIEQCRRKLGPGAHFFCEHFHAAEGDHVALWGPSGCGKSTMLNLVSGLLRPDSGKVIVDGTEIQALSEGKLDYFRGDRLGFVFQTFNLLSPFTALQNVMLSMRFSDKVPSGEWKSRSTMLLERVGLGHRLHSKPRTMSVGEQQRVAIARALANHQRIIVADEPTGSLDPKNAAEVMNLFLEICTEEKVTMLLVTHDKELAARLPIQFECKGLVTEEAQ
- a CDS encoding phosphotransferase encodes the protein MGIDTRITPKLSGMEIIQAVIRENYDLGEVQLPWQLESTHQRRHRKMVVDTDGGRFLVKTYQRDPVVLDNLRFQHNLSAHLTKHSIPVAHIKRARNGKGIVEADTWAMELQEFVPGEPMHVTTGTLETSSRVLGHFHEICRDVPVPPRDARKWRFSEVPRESLHRLFKLAQKDGVREHMETYANHISRFLYDASMVLSKEKRDTFETGLIHGDWHGGNLLYVGEQLTAVLDLEFAGDGCYLEDIAYAISNLCIRTTLSDEKMSHRVNVLLDSYQAYRTLTYNELVALFYAVGVKHVTTVSYQAPQMGGTVAGYTAAQWLHRLAVQCRWLAEQSRKARWGE